ACCGCGCCGGAATGAACTCCCCGAACGGGACCAGATGTCGCTTGACGTAGAACTCCCCCGGTCCGGTTTTCGGGTCCCAGACCAAGCCAATGTTCCACCGCTGATTCGGCTGGTTTTGGTCACGGGTAACCGCGCCGACCAGGATGGGCACGCCAATTGCCTCCGCAGCGATGCGTATCTGCTGGGCCGCATCCGGGGTGTTCAGCGGGTCGAGGTCGCTGGAGTTCTCCGGCCAGACGACCAATTCGGGCTGTGGCTTGATCCCGAGTCGAACCTGGCGGGCGAGTTCGATGGTTGCCTTGACATGGTTGTCGAGCACCGCACGGCGCTGACCGAGGGCGTCCAGACCGGTGCGCGGAACGCTGCCCTGAACTACGGCGACGATGGCCTCGGCGGGACCCGCGGCTGATTGGCCAGCAACCGGTCGAGGGATGACTGCTCCGGCGCACCAGATGCCGATCGCCAAGGCCGCGACGGCTGGGAGGAGAGCAACTGGCGGTTTGGGGGCTGCGTCCTGCGGCTTGGCGCGCAGCTTGTGCAGGGTCAGGGCGACCCAGCACAACATCGTGCCGGTGAGGGCGACGACAAATGTCACCAAGGGCGCACCGCCGACCGAGGCGTAGGCGACGTCGGGGGCATTCGCTTGGCTGAAGGCCAACCTGCCCCAGGGAAACCCGCCCCAAGGAACCCGATCGCGCAGCGACTCCTGCAACACCCACACGCAGCCGACCCACAGCGGCCAGAACGACAGGGCTCGCACGGCCCACATGCCGATGCCAACCAGCACGAACCACGCGGTCAAGAAGACCGAGAGCAATAGCCACGCGTCCGGCCCGAGCGTCACGAGCCACTGCAGCAGGACCAATGAAAATGTCAGGCCAGTGATCACGCTGTAGCCGATCGCCGCACGCAGGCTGGAGGTGACGATCACGGCGACAAAGGCCGCGATAGCGAGCGGAGCGAGCCATGGCAGTCCAATCGGCGGAAACGACATCACCAGCCCGACCCCGGCTACCAGGGCCAGCAAGGGTCGCCAAGCGACCTGCCACACCGTGCGAGAGGAAAGAACCGTCACCGTATCGCCGGCAAGCTGGTCTGGGGTCCAAGGATGAGTCCGGCGAACGTGGGCAGCTCGCGACCCGGGGTGAGGTCGGGCAGCGGTGGGGTGCCTGAACGTGGGTCAGTTGACCAAGCGGCCACCCTCTCGTCGGCCGTTTGCACGGCCAACTCCGGTGCCCGCCACAGCGCGATGCTCGCCCGAGCGCCGACGATAAGTTGGCCGCGATCAGGTCGGCCGAGTAATCGCCAGCCAGACCGGGTACAGGCTCCGAAAGCGGCGCGCGCCGAGACGCCTTCCGCCGCGCCGAAGACGGCCTGCCTGATCCACTCCCACGGGCTGGTCGTCGCGCCGAAAGATCCGATCGCAGTCGGGATCCCGGCGCGTGCCAACCGGGCAAGCGCCCCGGTGGCGACAGCGGTCGCTGGTAAGACGACCGACGTGCGGTCGGCCTGGAGTTGCTTCAGAGCGGAATCCTCTGTGTCGACCTCTGCATCGATGCGGTGGGGGTCGGTGGTCAGTTCCTGGTCGTCGGCGACCTCGCCGTCAATCCCGATCGTCACCAGGGAACTGCCGGGAGTACCGGAACTGGCCGCGGACAGGTACGACCCCGACGTCCGCGCTGCGTGGTCCGCCGCAGGTGCACGTCCGGGGAAGACCTGCGCGGCGGCGACCCCTCGGGGCAACGTCACTTGTTCCACCGAACCGATCGCGTGCGCATCGAAGAACGCCGGTGCGGCAAACAAACCGGTCCCGTCAATGATCCGGTCGGAATCCAGCAACTGCTGCGTGAGGCCGCCGTCATCGCCGATCCAGGCCACCTGGTCCCCGTCGATGATAATTGCCGTCGCGAATGGTGCCGTGGCCGAATAGACAGACGCAGACGTGAGTACGAGCCGTGCCCTGGTCTGCTCCACAGCCCTGATCCTGCCAGGATGCATGCATGCAGGTAGATGCCCTCCTAGCAATTGGGTCAGAGTCCGTCGCTGACGCGATGCTTGAGGTTGGCCTGCTGCTGCTCGGCCTCGGCATCCTGGCGCGCCTCGCGGCGACAGTCGGCCTCTCCCCCGTCCCCTTGTTCCTGATCGCGGGGCTGGCGTTCGGCGACGGCGGCATCGCACCGATCGGGGTCGACGAGCAGTTCCTGCAAGTCGCAGCAGAGATCGGCGCTGTGTTGTTGCTGCTACTGCTCGGTTTGGAGTACTCCGGCGAGGAACTCGTCGTCACCATCCGAGGTCAGTGGCGTGCTGGCATCGTCGACATCCTGTTGAACAGCCTGCCCGGCGTGATTTTCGGTCTAGTGATGGGGTGGGGTGCCCTCGGCGCGGTTGCCTTTGGCGGCATCACCTACATTTCAAGCTCCGGAATCGTTGCTCAAGTCGTCCGTGACCTGCAGTGGCGTCGTAAGGCAGAAGTGCCGGGTGTAATTGGGCTGCTCATTATTGAGGACATCGTGATGGCGCCCTATCTGCCCATCTTGACGGCGCTGGCGACAGGAGCTGGCGTCCTGACGGGTCTGATCAGTGTCGGGGTTGCACTTGGTGTGCTCGTGGTCGTGCTGCTGGTGTCCATGCATCGGATGCAGCTGGCAAACCGCTTGCTGGATGCCGAGCAGCCAGTCTCACTGCTGCTGACCTTGTTCGGCGCGGCCGTCGCCGTTGCCGGTCTGGCTGCCTTGACGGGCTTCTCCTCGGCGGTGGCGGCGTTCCTGGTGGGTCTGCTGTTCACCGGTGAGGTCGCCGACGTGGCCCGTCGGCGGCTCGCACCCTTACGAGATGTCTTTGCCGCGGTGTTCTTTGTGTTCTTCGGACTGAATACCGATCCCCGGCAGATCCCTGCTGTCCTCCCGATGGCACTGCTACTGGCTGTGATCGGTATCGGCACCAAACTGCTCACCGGCCGGTTGGTCGGTCGGGACGCCGGGGCAAGCCCGCGCGGCAAGTTGCGCGCCGGTGCGTTGCTCATCGCGCGCGGTGAGTTCAGCGTCGTGATCGCCGGGATTGTCGCGCTCTCGCCAATAGTGCCCGCGAATCTTCTTCCGTTGGCAACGACGTACGTGCTGATCACCGCGATCGCAGGGCCGCTCCTGGCGCGACTGGCCGAGCCGTGGGCAGATGGTGCCGAGCGCCGTCGTGCCAGCAGGCTTGCCCGAGTGTGATTGGTCGGCGCCAGTTGTCCGCCAGCTGAGTCACGTCCCGCGGGTCGCGCCGACCGATCGCTTCGGCACGCTCACCGCAGTAGCGAACGGCCGATCACGTGTCGCTGGATCTGATTGGTGCCCTCGACTATCTGAAGGACCTTCGCCTCGCGCATGTAGCGCTCGACCGGGAAGTCCTCCACGTAGCCGGCACCACCGAGGATCTGGACAGCGTCGGTGGTGACCTGCATGCACATGTCAGTGCTGAATAGCTTGGCCATTGCAGCTTGGGTCGAGAACGGAAGCCCGGCATCCTTGCGCCGGGCCGCCTGCAAGTAAAGGGCGCGGGCCGCCTCAATCGAGGTCGCCATATCCGCGAGCATGAAGCTGATTCCCTGGAAGTCACCGATCGACTGGCCAAACTGCTGGCGCGTCTTGGCGTAGGCCGCCGCCTCATTGAAGGCACTCTGCGCTAGGCCGACTGCACATGCTGAGATTCCCAGTCGACCCGCGTCCAGCGCGGCCATCGCGATCGCGAAGCCCTGTCCCGGCGTGCCGATCAGCCGGTCGTCGTCGACTTCTACGTCGTCGAGGATGACCTGTGCTGTGCGCGAGGCGCGCATCCCCATTTTGCGTTCCGGGGTACCTGAACTGACGCCCGCGGTATCTGCTGGCACCAGGAAGCAGCTGATGCCCTTGGCACCGGTCGCCTCGGTG
The window above is part of the Candidatus Nanopelagicales bacterium genome. Proteins encoded here:
- the lnt gene encoding apolipoprotein N-acyltransferase yields the protein MTVLSSRTVWQVAWRPLLALVAGVGLVMSFPPIGLPWLAPLAIAAFVAVIVTSSLRAAIGYSVITGLTFSLVLLQWLVTLGPDAWLLLSVFLTAWFVLVGIGMWAVRALSFWPLWVGCVWVLQESLRDRVPWGGFPWGRLAFSQANAPDVAYASVGGAPLVTFVVALTGTMLCWVALTLHKLRAKPQDAAPKPPVALLPAVAALAIGIWCAGAVIPRPVAGQSAAGPAEAIVAVVQGSVPRTGLDALGQRRAVLDNHVKATIELARQVRLGIKPQPELVVWPENSSDLDPLNTPDAAQQIRIAAEAIGVPILVGAVTRDQNQPNQRWNIGLVWDPKTGPGEFYVKRHLVPFGEFIPAR
- a CDS encoding amidohydrolase family protein → MEQTRARLVLTSASVYSATAPFATAIIIDGDQVAWIGDDGGLTQQLLDSDRIIDGTGLFAAPAFFDAHAIGSVEQVTLPRGVAAAQVFPGRAPAADHAARTSGSYLSAASSGTPGSSLVTIGIDGEVADDQELTTDPHRIDAEVDTEDSALKQLQADRTSVVLPATAVATGALARLARAGIPTAIGSFGATTSPWEWIRQAVFGAAEGVSARAAFGACTRSGWRLLGRPDRGQLIVGARASIALWRAPELAVQTADERVAAWSTDPRSGTPPLPDLTPGRELPTFAGLILGPQTSLPAIR
- a CDS encoding cation:proton antiporter; the protein is MQVDALLAIGSESVADAMLEVGLLLLGLGILARLAATVGLSPVPLFLIAGLAFGDGGIAPIGVDEQFLQVAAEIGAVLLLLLLGLEYSGEELVVTIRGQWRAGIVDILLNSLPGVIFGLVMGWGALGAVAFGGITYISSSGIVAQVVRDLQWRRKAEVPGVIGLLIIEDIVMAPYLPILTALATGAGVLTGLISVGVALGVLVVVLLVSMHRMQLANRLLDAEQPVSLLLTLFGAAVAVAGLAALTGFSSAVAAFLVGLLFTGEVADVARRRLAPLRDVFAAVFFVFFGLNTDPRQIPAVLPMALLLAVIGIGTKLLTGRLVGRDAGASPRGKLRAGALLIARGEFSVVIAGIVALSPIVPANLLPLATTYVLITAIAGPLLARLAEPWADGAERRRASRLARV
- a CDS encoding acyl-CoA dehydrogenase family protein, translated to MSTAGIDRELPTPESRELLALVTQVARDELAPAASEAESAGEFPRETFRMLGKLGLLGLPYDSELGGAQQPYVVYLQVIEELASAWLSIALGTSVHTLSCHPLATFGTVAQRERWLPEMVGGDLLGAYCLSEPHSGSDAAALSTAATQTEDGYSLTGTKAWITHGGVADFYSVMARTEATGAKGISCFLVPADTAGVSSGTPERKMGMRASRTAQVILDDVEVDDDRLIGTPGQGFAIAMAALDAGRLGISACAVGLAQSAFNEAAAYAKTRQQFGQSIGDFQGISFMLADMATSIEAARALYLQAARRKDAGLPFSTQAAMAKLFSTDMCMQVTTDAVQILGGAGYVEDFPVERYMREAKVLQIVEGTNQIQRHVIGRSLLR